From the Drosophila sechellia strain sech25 chromosome X, ASM438219v1, whole genome shotgun sequence genome, the window CACATGTCCAGAACTTTGTCCGTGGGTTGCACATCCAGGACAATTGGCGGAATCATGGATACGGCCTCCTGCCTGCTGATGCCGCCCGCCGTGGTCTCCACAATTAAGAAGTTGTGCAGCCGGTAGAGCGGCTCCGAGCGTCGAATGTCCTTGCGGGTGAGGTGCAGCTGGTAAGCCAGCCCGTTTGGATACCAGGGCAGGCACAGCGGCCGTTCCACATCCTCGGGCGCCTTCTGGTGAAGCTCGGCCACCGCCCTCACATACTCGGTGAATAGCTGCGTCTCAATAATGGAGAGCAGGGCTTTGGCCTCGTCCCTAAAACCTGTCACACGGAAAGTAGTGGGCAGGTTGTCCCTGATGGACGCAAGGAACTGCGTCCACTCCTCCTCGGTGGCGCAGATCTTCTGCAGTTGGTAGTACTTGATGAAGAAGGCATTATCCCTTTTGATCTCCTCATACGGCAGCGCCTGATGATCAGGACGATTGGAACCCTTTACGTCAGAAAGTAtatttaacaataaaatctAAAAACGTGGAATGTTTCTTTTTTCAAATTGAGGTGACTCACATTCTCCCGCTTTTGACGTTTGCGAGCCGCGAAACCATTTTGCTTCCTGTTTCGACCCATTTATCAATATCAAGACCAAGTTATTAAGTCCACCGAATACGTTTAAAAAGAATTAAGCAAGCGTTTTTATATTTCTAAACGAAACGAACAATTAAAACGTGTTCGCCGGCTAACTGGCAACACTGGCGCGCGAGAGTCGCCGGACATTTGGTGTTTGGAAGGGAAGGTGAAATATGCTTCTAAAGAAgtgaaattgaattgaaaggGAATTACTTTTTACAGTACTTGTTTTTCGTGCCGAAAGAGTGGTGTAAGGACTTGACTTATATTGAGACGTTAACTTTGCTTGCATGGCTTACATTTTTAGCcccaaaatcaataaaatctGGTTTCCCAACTATCGATAAGCAAAGTCGAACAACTTAATTCAGTTGTCTAGAAACTCGAATAATTTGTTAGTTTATATAAGGAAATCTACAAATTTTGTTGTTTACACTTTCTTAATATGTTAAGATCTTTTTTACATAGCTATTAATAGCCAGATTTGACCGGAATAGCTACGCgcttataatttaaaaaaatcgcCGTTAGCTGATATCGAATGTTTCCGATAGCACCTGCGAAAGCGATAGCGTCGGCAATCGAATCCGAATTTCCCACTTAAAAACTAAGAAATTTTTGTGAGCCACCATGGAAACTccacccacacccaccacGACCACACCTCCAGCATTAGCAACTGAGGGCACCATGGACGACATCCAATACCTGCTGCACCTGGAAGCGATGCGCCGTTTTCAGGAAGACAGCCGCAATGTAAAGCGCCAGGTGGAGGAGCAAGTGCGCATTTGGCTGGACGCCAAGTGTGAGTATCAGCGGGACTTTGGGCGGTTGGCGAGGCTCCTGAAGTGCGGTGCCCTGCAGGCGGCCGTGGATGCCCATCGTGTATCTGATGTGAATCAAGTCGAACAGGCGGCCAAGGATATCGCTAGTCTGCGATCCAAACTGGGCAGTGATCTGCGTCCCGCCATTCTGGACTCCAACGATGTGAAGCAGTGCCTGGAGCATCTGAACAGCACCCACAAACCGCGCCTAAATCTATGCCGGCAGCAACGGGAGTTCGCCCAGAACCAGGAAGCTCTAAGAAGTTTGCGTACCGCCGTCGATGGATTGGAGAATGGTATGGAGATGGGCATGATACAGGCAATGGACCGACTTGTGGAGGACCTTCTCCCACCGCGAGAAACAAACAACTAGCCGGTAGTCTCAAAAGTATATATGATATTGTATGATATAAACTAGTTTATAACATTAAAAACGGAAACTGTAAATGAAAACTATAAGCTACAACAAAGCCAGGTCCATCCGATGAAGAATATTGGTAGCggaaatctaaaaaaaaaacacattcaCACATTTAAACTCAGTTATTTATAGGGAGAAGATGAGGAGATTACCATTTGGAGCGCTTGGACCAGTCTTTGGGTGTCCAGTGCAGGCATTTTGAGTCGATGCGGATCTTGCGTTTGTCCATTGCTCGTCGGTGCTGCTCGATGATAACCCGGTTGATGCACACGATGTACTGGCCCTTGTAGTAGTTGATTAGGTTCAGGTTCTGCAGCGTTGAGATAACGTCCTCTTTTTTGATGGATGTGCATTCGCAGATGTCGCTGTGAACAAAAGTTTTGGGAGCATGATTCTATGGTTCGCCAATGAAGCACAATCTCTGTGGATTGAAAATGTATTACTTTAAGCTTAGAACTAGCCATACTTTATAGTTATGGTGGGCTTCTCGCCGTCCGTGCTCGGGTTTTGGCTGATAAATATCTCCAGTATGGTTTGCGCCCAGTACGATCGATAGGACAGCAAACCCAGATCAGACAATGGTTTCTCCGGCGATCCCGTCTTGCCCTCAAACTTGGACAACTCGTAGCTGAACTCAATGAGCAGCTTGCCGTAGCCCTTGCGCTGATACGGAGGCATTGTGAGAATGCATGCCACGTTGTAGTCCTCGGTGCTCTCCTTCTCCTTGGAGAAGTACCCTACTATGTGGAAGCCGCGCGAGTCGAACTCTGTCATAACGTAGAAGAGAAACGGATCGGTATCATAGTAGAGTGTCTTGTGGTCGAGAAAGAGTTTGGCAAGCAGGCACAAGTTCTGGGCATACACCTTGTTTTTGCGGCCGTCGATTTCAAAGAAGGAAATTGTATGCTTGCGATAAATCTCGTTCCCCGGCGGATGCCTAAGATTGCACTTGGACAGGTGCCTCTCCAGGCACTTCCTGCTCTTCCTGTACTTCAGGCAGAACTCGCAGATGTAGATGCAGGGCATTTGACACAGCTCTTGCGGATAGGGTGAGAAATACCAGGGCTTAATGCGATGTCTGCCCAGCTCGATCATCTCCACGTTCTTCATGCGGGTGACCACGTCGTCCTGGTGCGTAACCATGCTGCCCGACTGCCTCGGCGTGGGCGTCTTGCCATCCTGCGACCCATCACCATCCTCATTGGCCGCTCCGCTTATCAAACCGTCGCCGGTCACATGGGCGGGCGTAGCCGTAGGTGTCTGCGGAGTTGTAGCATGCGGATGtgactgctgctgttgactAGTCAGACTGTGGTGTCCATGGGCCGAGCCTCCGTGGTTTTTTCGCTTACGATTGATGCGTTTCTGAAGGGCTGCGGCCAGATTGTTGCCATTCACAAGCTCTCCCCCACTGCTGGGTGTTCCTGGTGGAGCCACAGAGTTCGGAATGCCAGCAGGGGGAGGAACACTCCCTGATGCACCAGTAGGAGTCTGGGGGATGGCTGCCAGAGCCCCCGAACCAGTGTGTTGTGGTGATGTTGGCCGAGAAACGCTGCCCGCTAGGGAATGGTGGCGCTGGGGCGTGGTCACTCCAGTGCTGGTGCCTGTTTGAGAGCCGTCCCTCCGCGGAAATTGCACCTTTCGCGTGTACAGATCCTCCTCGTTGACCCACTCGTCCAAGCGCTTGTTGACTGCGGATTGGCGGTTATACTAAATATGCTCTCACTGAACGACCCGGTACTCACAGTCCACATAGTGCACGTAAAACTGCCGGCGCCCATCCAGCTCCTTGATGCTCACAATCTCCGCCAGTGGCCAGTCGTCCGTTTTGTGCATCCTGACGGGCAAACGACATCCCTCGGTTAGGGCGGCCTGCATGTTTGCGGTTAAAACCATTAGAATGAACACCCATAACACGCCAAGGCGTAGCGGAACCCACCGTTGACTCGCATATGGAGGCCACATCGTCGTCGAACTCATATTTGTGgttaattttcatttgtttatattttactcGTTTTTTTTCCCCCCAAAACAGCAATATTGCCAGATAGCGAGACGGAAAGAACTATCGACCAATCGATTAGCGTCACAGTGAATCAGCGGTTTAAAAATGTCGATGACATGGGCAGTGCTGCGCAGCGTCGCATCGCCTTTTCAAAGTGCTGCACAACACAACAACAATTCCGAAGAGTTTTTCAATTCGGGTTCGGTATTTTTTCTCATGTGCCTACTGTGCTATTAAGCAATTTCACCCGCTTACAGACAGCTGTAACATATTAAGCACAACCGTTCGACTCAAATGCAGTTGCTAGAACTTGAGTGCGCGGTTATGTGCTCCCTTCTTTTCAGTTGccaaaccaaaaaataaaaacgctgAGAAGGTCAGAGAAATGTACACAGGCGTAaatttgtgtgcgtgtgtgtgggtgcgtaCATCCGTGTGCGCTCGTGTGAGTGCGCAGAAAGTTATACAGCTGTCATCGACTGGCGTATTTATCAATAAATGACTACTGTGATCAGCGAAAAACTTCAGTTACTGGGTAATTGTGACCACAACTTCTGGGCAACTGTGCCGCAGTGCCCCAATGCTGACGAGCTGAGACGGAAATTGGTGAAAAAGCTGTGTCAAAATGACGTGTTTTGCGATAGTGTTGCCACTGACAACAGCCGCAGGGCTGCCAACTCGATGGTCATTCTCCACTAATTAGTTGCAAAACGAGCAAGCAATCTCGTGTTGATTAGTAGATGCAAGCCTAGAGCAAACGCCGATTTAGCCACCTAAACGGCTTGCCCCTTAATGCAACAAACAGCATTTGTCAACCCTGGCACGCAGCGCAGTTAGCAACACTGCTTgttagccaaaaaaaaaaaaaatgaatatggAAAGAGACCAGTGctttttaaagaaattcaaagtCAGTGGGCCGCAAGGGGTCGCCAAAGACTAAACAGACGCACCTGCCACCACGCACCGCCCCTTGTCGCTCGTCCACATGaccagaacaacaacaaatgctgcAAAACACTCAGTCAGTGCTCCAATGTctcagtttcagttttagtCTCAGCTTCATCCCCATTTCCCAATCAATTGCAGATATCCGTGCGCACACATTTCCGTATTCCGGTCTGTTTGCGAGCAATCCGCATCTCCGTGCCCAGGAACCTACGTAATGCCGCTGGCAAAGGTTTGAGCCGGAGGAGAGCTACTGACGACAGGCCTGTCAAGTGCAGCAGGATTCCAAACTGATACGCAATAGGTGGGCTCCCCTGTGCCTCAAGCCGTCTGGAAGTCGGGAGAAATCGGTAGGAATCGGCGGAACAGCCTGCAGAGCACTTGCAGTCGCGGTGGCAACCACACGGCGGCTGGGCAGCTGGGCTACCTAAAAACATCGCGAAGAGAAGAAACAGTTTGTAAGCAGTTAATGGGAATACGAAATATACCCGTTTACTAAAACAAACTCCCACCACCCCCCCAACAGATTCGAGGAATTCGAATGGCATTTGTTTTTCTCCTTCGTTGCATGCCACCAATCGAAAGAAGATGAACAATGAACAAGCGCCGTCATCATCGGACACACCGGCGGATCGTGTGGCATCTGGTGGAGCAGCTGCCAAATTGCCAACGATCATACCGGACACGCCCATCGTCTCGATTGCCGCTGGCACGATGAGCGAGAGCACCACGACGACCACCGTCACCAAAACGACGCCGACGCCGTTCCCACAGGAGCAGCTCATGACCATGATGTCAGACCATGTGGCCAAGGCGGACGCGCAGCTTGACGAGGCCTGTAGGAACCAGGGCGCCAAAGACGAGGACAGCCAAGGAGCGTCACCAGTGGCTGCCAACCATGTAGCCACCAGcggcagtagcagcagcggTAGTGACCCCAAGAAGTCATCATCCCCTAGTAGTAGCCATAGCACTGGTAACCACCACGCCACGGCAGACGCCGCCAAAGGCTctgcagcagaagcagcagcaggcgatACGTCCTTCTCGCAGGTCTTTGCCATGCTGAAGGATTCGCCCAGCTCTGAACTGTCGCGACCAAACCGCAGGGTTCTCCAGTATGGGGCCACTGCCAAGGGCAAGACCCAGGACGATCAGAATGTCGGCAAGCGACAGAAGAAGAAAAAGGTAAGTGCACTCTGGCTGAGTTGCATCTTAAGGTGGAAATATAGTGCATGTTAAGCAGAAAACGAGTtaagttatttgttttattaagaAAAAGGTATCGTTATGTTACTCGCAAAATTTTACATTTGTGTGCGTCCTGGAGTTCTGAGGCTCTATGGGGTTCGGACTTTCATATCTTAGTTATAAATGGGCAGGCTTGAATAGAGCTCTACCAGGGCGACTAAGTTGAGAAACAACTAAGTAAAcgttaaatttgaaattaatttcgaTTTCAGGTGGAATTACAGTATTACCACCAAAACGATAGTGTATATAAATTAGACATCAATATTGCTTATTTGCACACTAAACTAGAAACTAAAATAGATTCTTACGCTTGCGGACCATTAACGTTGTTCGAAAATGCCGAAATCCCCTTAAAACACGACCTTTGGAAACACATTGACTCACTCACACTGCCGACAACTCACTGACTATAAAACACTGTTTTATCGAAAGCCAAATTTGATTCAAAAAGAAAGAATAAATGTTGCCACTCCAATTGCATCTCCCTAATGAacacatacaaacatacatgTATGCGAATAGAAGCCAAAGTACCGTTTACGAAGTTAAGGGCAAAGGAATTCGAAATATAAGCATACGGTCATCTCGTTCTGGCCAACTGGGATTGTGGCTGTCTAAATAGTGCCGTTACATTTGACCCGATCAAGTGTTCGCGCACACAGGAACTTCGATTTCTGATCACAGTCGGTTTTTGACCAGCGCCTTCgataattattaaaatcaaGACCACGAATCGGGCAGGCAGAAGGAACGGATAAAACCGCAAAGCGTTTGTTTATCTAATAACAGCATTGGCGACATCCGTGGCATTAACCACAAAAACTTCTCGTCTGTTCCCGTTAGATTTcagttattgttttttttttctgttttcttgtGTTCGTGTGCAACACCATAAAGTACAtttgtgtgtgcgtatgtACAGCGTTTATTTACTGGAACCGTGTGCCATTTAATACTTCTATTGCTCTGCGGTCGGTACTTCATCAGTTCGCATAAGGAACTCGGAAGGGCATGTGTTTGGAATAAGTGGAGCTGAgaattcttttgatttttttaggtTAAGTCGCGGCGATTAATGTTTTACACGCATATGTGTTCGTGTTGGTGTCCGAAAAAATCGCAAAACTAATTGCCGAATATGTTCTTTGACGCTTTTGCAGACAAAGTACGATACCTGGGAAGATAGTGATTTTAATGATTTGGACGACGCATCATTGAAGAAACTTCTCGAAGAGGCCTACTGGTATCGAAATCCTGGCGATAGGAAGAACAAGAGCGAGCGATTTCTGGTAAGTTTTGGCTCATGTATGTGCAAcatgtatatgtgtgtataaatatttctGCTTCACGTCTTTTACGCCTGCAGCAAATGCTAAAAAAGGCTGAGTACGACGAAGAGATCTCTTATCGTGCCATCAAATCCTGCCTCACAATCAACCCATCCGCACTAACGTCCAGTGCAACAGGCTCGAGCGgcgggagcagcagcagtgcaGGGCACAACAGCAGCTATAACTCCACCAATAATCGGTCAACGGATCCCGGCCAGCGGCACAAGCAGGGCGGCTCCCTGCAGGATCTCGTTGAGGCGGCGCACCGCAGCGAACTGGCCACAACctcggcagcggcggcggcagcagcgacagcggcagcaaccCAACGTTTCAACTGTGATTACCAGCTGAGTGGCCGCTCCAATcgccggcagcagcagcagcaacagcagcacaaCCAAAACGCCACCTcctccgcatccgcatccaaaAAGATCAAGAACTTAAACGTCTCGGGCCGGCAGCGCGAAGGAGGCAGCCTGCCCAGCAGTGTTAACTTTGAGCCGGCATCGTCTGCCATGGAAGCCAAGCAGAATAAACAACAGGCTCAGCCTTCGACAGAAGCTGCAGGGGGCTCGTTTTCGGGATCGGTTGGTAACAAGCACCACCACCGCAGCAGCACCGGCAGTTGCAGCAGCCTGTTAACTCAATCATGCGACGCTGAGGCAAGCAATCAGTTTGACTTGGACGTGGACGTGGACGATGCGACGGGTGTCGGTGCCAGCGACGTCCAAGACGACAACATCTTAGGGGTAAGCGATGCTAAGTAGATCGACTAACGGACGAGTTTGTAAGAGACAAACTTCTTGCATCGACCTATACTCTGACCTTTAAAATTTGACGTGATTTTGGGATCCATGCAGATGGGGCTGTGTACATACATTGCTAATTATCCTGCTTTCCATTTCATGTATAGCAATTGGATCCTCAGAACCCATCGATGAAGTTTCTGATTGACGCCCTAAACGACAAGCCATTAGAGGCCAGGTACACCGGTGCCGGCAAAAAGTTCCTAATCGACGACCGGTTGCATTTTTCCGTCCTGGAGCTCTCTGCCAGGAggaagctgcagcagcaggcaCAATACCTGGCCGCCCTCACCGGACAATTTGGTCTCGGCCTGGAGGAGGAGAAGCGCAAGGTAGAGGCCGGCTACGTGTCGCTCAACGACAACTACACGGCGTGCTCCTCAGTTTATGGCGGCGGTGCAGGTTCACCAGCTGCCGTGGAGGGCAGCAAGCCCTCTACCTCCTCCTCGGCCGTGTCTGGCGGTGGCAACTGCGCTGGCTCCTCTGACTCACTGTCTACCGATCTGCGGCCTGCGAAGATTGGACGCATGGTCCCCGCCgcagcggcagtggcagcTGCGCCAATGGGTGGCAAGACGACTACGGTGAGTAAATATAAGGGTTACAATTACAGGTCTTTCGACTGCTAATACAAACTCCAAGAATTCTAATGTTTACATCATCATCctttgttttttgttattttattacaGCGGCAGCTAGACGAGAATGGAAATGCATTGGGCGATGGCTTCGGGGGCAGTGCAGCCAGTGGAGCCAGTGGCGCCAGTGCTGTCGCCAGCAGTAGCAACGGCAACGGTAACGGAAACCAGTTCACAGCTCTAATAACCACCACGGTGGGATCCAGTGTACCCACCTCTACTGTCGCTCACCGTCAGAATAGCGTCTCCACGCTGCTCTCAACGGGAACCAACACTACAACAACGGCCatggcagcggcggcggtggctgcATCCTACAGCCAGTTGCAACAGGCACCGGTCGGAGGCGCGGCTGGAGCGGTTTCTGGGATCGGCATTGGCATGCAGCAGCCCACCAAGCAGAAGGCGAAGAAGAAGTCGCAGCAGGAGCGCAACACCACCACCGTCGATGTGGAGTCGGTTGCCGGCTATAGGGGCAATGATCCTGTTGAGCAGCTCGTCAAGTACATTGAAAACGATGTCAACGTTGGCGGAAACAGTGCCGCTGGACAGCGCAAGAAGGAGCGCAAGAAGCAAAACAAGCTTAAGAAGAGCAACTCGTTGGAGGAGCTGCGCACATGCTCAAAAATGGAGGTGGACGATCTGAAGCGCCAGTCGGCGACCACGGAGATGATGCGCCAGAAAAAGGGCACGAACAATGCGTCCTCGGGCGGACCGTCGTCGACGGCCTCTGGTTCCTCAAATAGTGGCAAGCACAACTCGGCATCCGTGGCGGATATTAACAAAAACTGCAACaaggagcagcaacagcagtcgACGCCGACGGTGCAAGtgcgcaacagcaacaatccAGGAACGCAGCAGCGGAAGGGCGAGCGTCGGTCCTGGGGCACCGAGGAGTTGCAGTACCTGGGTGACCACCAGGAAATGTCCGCTGCCTGGTCGGAGCTGGAGACTGTGGGCCAAAAGCAGCTGCCGCTGGCGCTGCCCGCCTTGTCGCGCATGTCCGAACTGGATGCCTTGAATACCGTCTTGTCGGAGACCGCTGAGTTCCATGTGGTTACCAAGAAGAAGAAACCAAAGAAGCAGCGTGCTGTTACCATGGACGATGCGGCCGTGGCTGCAGCTGCCGTCACGGGCGGCAATTTACAGCGCATGCAGCAGATCACCAAGTCAGCGTCCTCCAACATTATGTCCCAGCGGATGCACTACTATACTAcgtacaacagcaacaatggTGGAGGCAGTGTCAACTataagcaacagcagcaacagagcCAACAGTACCAGGAGAACTACCAGGTGCCACAGGGgcagcaccaccatcaccaccaccatcatcaccaccatcatcaccatcacaGCGGCTCGGCGGTTTCGAATCAGGTGGATAGCTCACGGCGCAAGTCTACGTCGTCTATGCCGCCATCGGAGAAATCTGACTCCAGTGATCTCGACTCGGTGCACTCCCTGCCCATCCAGACGGCTAAGAAGAAGAGCCTTGGCggtggcaacaacaaacaacggGGGGCGCCGGCAGCCAGTCAACGCCAGGCCAAGCAAAACAACAATGCTGCAGCCCCCATTTCGTATGCGGATATCGCCCGGAACAAGCAGGAGGCTCTAAACAATGCCACGGCCAGCGACACCGAGTTGGAGCTGGGCGACAAGATGCAGAGCAAGAGTGGCGGCAAATCCAAGTCGCGGCCCGATTTCCCGGAGCTGCCAGGTGCTGTTACGACAGGGGCTGCATGTGGAGGTGCAGCCAATCAGGCGACGGTTGTCAGCAACCAAAATACGCCACCATCCTCGTCCAGTTCTATCAGTTATTCGCAGAGTCTCAATGCAACgccgcccagcagcagcagcgatgCGGAGTCCACCAACTCGCCGGAGCTGCTGGCGCAGGTGCAGATACCGGCTTACAGCATGGTCACGCCAACCCTAACAGCCTCCATGATCAGCAGTGTCAGCAGTTCTGCCGCCAGCACCTCTTccacatcctgctcaccgCCAGCTCTGCAGAAATCCAAGAGCGTGGAGCACGACACCAGCTacagctgcaacagcagcaacttggATCAACAGTATCCGGCACTAGAAAAGACCGTCAAGCGGCATAGCACCAACAACGTGTCTGTGGCCGTTGCAGCCTCCACCTCGGCATTGGCGTCCTCCTCGTTGTACAACTTTGCAGCGGCAGCCAAGCAGGCAGAGAACGCCCATTCTGTCGTATCGCCGTCAGTAGCTGTAACAACTACCTCAACCTCAGTCGCAGCCTCAGCTCCAGCTACAGCACCAGCTACAGCTTCAGCTCCAGCTTTAGCTTCAGCTACAGCTACAGTTACAGCTCCAGCTGTAGTTACAGTTCCTTGTTATTCCTCATCCTCGACACACGGCTCGACTCAAACTTCATCTTCTACTGCATCGTCTTCTATAGCAGCTTTACCCTCGAGCAAGGCCAAGACCAAGCCAAAGGAGCTATCTCCCAGCAGGAGTTGCAGCAAGAAGCCAACGAAGCCTAGTCAAGGCGTGCCGTCAATCAGTCTGTCCATTTCCACCACGCCGAAGGCtaccaccagcaccagcactaCTACTACACAAAAGACCACAGCTGCCACGCAGACCGAGGGAGCCAAGAAGCTGATCAGCGGGATCCACAAGCTGCCCAGTAGCAGTTGCATTGCGAAGGGAGCCGGAGCCGTTTTGGAGGCCACCGCAGCCAGGCGTGCTGTGATCATACTCAACGATGATCGCGAAGCAGGCAGAAGCAACAATGAGTTCATATTCGGCGATTTCAACGAGGATGAGCTAAAGCTCTTCGACGACAACTTGGATGATGAGGAGGAGGGCCAGCACAAGCAGTCTTCAAACAAGAAACAGCAAACTGAGGCGGAATCTGATGTAACCCAAGATGACACCGAAGACGTGGACCAAGATCTGGAAAAGGAACTAGAATGCCTGGGACGACGACCAGAGAAGAAGCAAGAGCGACAGCAGGATGTCAGCGCCAGCAGCGATCAGCATCTGAATGATTCTGGTGCGGCTTCGGATGCAGTCAACAGCTCAGCCAGCATTGACATGCTCTCAATTTCTGCAGAGGCGGCACAATCGTCACCTAATGCGGGGGCAACCGCTACCTCATCCAGCGTCGCCAGCCCCATTAACTCGTCCACGCCCTCGGGTGCTTCGTCCGCATCGGCGAGCACTTCCACCTCATCGTCCTCGGTCTCGATTTCATCATCGTCGGGCGGCAACGGCGCCGCTTGTCTGGCGTCCGTTTCCGGTATGCTTGGTGGAGTGGCAAATCAGTCGGGGGACAGCGGCATCTATGCTGCCGCCAACACGTCTATTAAGGAGCACGTTAACAATTTCCTAAGCAAGGCCAGCAGCAGCGAGGAGACGCTGCCGAGTACCAACTCCATATCGATGCAACAGCTGGAAACATGCAACGACATCGAGGCGGCCATCATAGCCGCAGCCcgtgctgccgctgctgcccgGAGCACCAGCTGCAGTCGCAGCAACTCTCAGGAGCAGGACGCCTTGCAGCCGCAGGTCAAGACCAAGGCGactcccaatcccaatccggAGGCGAAAATGGTTCTGCCTGTGTTTGTGAcctacaacaacaacgacgacgacgaagacgaggaggaggacgacgagAGCCTGCAGGAACTGAGCTTCATGGCCGATCTTAAGGCGGATGCAGCCACGGAGGATATTTCAATGCagccgccaccgccaccgccttCATGTCCGGCGATGATGACCAACACGGAACTAATCGTCGACTACATCGCCAAGAGTGAGTATTCGGGTTGGGGTTTTcttatttcttttctttttttattcacACACCTTTGTGCGAACATCAACTATTGCCTCATTATTAACATATCGTTGTGCACTTTTGCAGCCTGGAATGCCATTTCCAACAGTAAGTACGTAAAGTACTACAACGAGCAAGAGCGGGAGCAGGAGACCTAGAAACCACACAAACAGCAATCTCTGCAGCGTCAGCGAAATCGAAATCAGCAACATCGGCGTCAATCACAATAGCAACGTCAGCAATATCGGCAGCAATCTAACGAGAGCATCCAACGTCGGCTGAAATCAGGAGAGCAGATTAGTTGGAATAGGGTGTTCTAAAAGtttaaacgttttttttttttttttttgcaaatccaTCGTTTTTATATCTACCGATATCGTACACGCACTATATATTATTGCAATAACGATACGCTTTAATGCTAATTAATGTAACGAGTCGATAGGCAAACTATTGATTTACTTTGGCAAGCGCTGCCGTGGATCAGGGTAGACATCTAACCGATGGGGTCAGCGTTGTCAAGGAGTATCATCAGGTGTTTGTATTTCCAGTGTGAGTGCATGCGAGTGCTGAGCCTAGGAGTATAGGATCCTGTCGGCTCGGGTTCCGGTGCCGCATGCCCAATAGGTTAACTATTGAAGAAGGGATTTAATAGAGAAGAAGAGCGTTCAGCTGTGAATTAGAAGGAAATCATAACTAAATCAAGTGAACTTACGAAAGCTTCAagtgaatatttatttaacataaGTTGACCGAGAtttaaacgtttttttttgtcgcCTCAAGATGCGATGGTCAGATAGTGATGTTCAATCAAGCATTTGGATTTGCTTTTGTTAATTTACAACCTTCTGGATCCCGAAAACGCAACGTTTTACcattactattactattattgtactttaataattattatacaATTATTCAAACGTTTTTTCGTCATTGTTTCATATGCCCAATTTTTGGGCGCATTGTTGGAGAAAATCCTAATCCTAGATATTAGACCGAGTCAACGTCGCGTGTACATAGTGGACCAGAAGTCGTGTGGGCAGTTCGATCTCTGTGTTATGGATTAGTAGAAACAGAACAAAACGGAACAGAATAATAGAACAGAGCAAAACAGAAAGCCCCACGAAAGAT encodes:
- the LOC6612534 gene encoding platelet binding protein GspB, producing the protein MNNEQAPSSSDTPADRVASGGAAAKLPTIIPDTPIVSIAAGTMSESTTTTTVTKTTPTPFPQEQLMTMMSDHVAKADAQLDEACRNQGAKDEDSQGASPVAANHVATSGSSSSGSDPKKSSSPSSSHSTGNHHATADAAKGSAAEAAAGDTSFSQVFAMLKDSPSSELSRPNRRVLQYGATAKGKTQDDQNVGKRQKKKKTKYDTWEDSDFNDLDDASLKKLLEEAYWYRNPGDRKNKSERFLQMLKKAEYDEEISYRAIKSCLTINPSALTSSATGSSGGSSSSAGHNSSYNSTNNRSTDPGQRHKQGGSLQDLVEAAHRSELATTSAAAAAAATAAATQRFNCDYQLSGRSNRRQQQQQQQHNQNATSSASASKKIKNLNVSGRQREGGSLPSSVNFEPASSAMEAKQNKQQAQPSTEAAGGSFSGSVGNKHHHRSSTGSCSSLLTQSCDAEASNQFDLDVDVDDATGVGASDVQDDNILGQLDPQNPSMKFLIDALNDKPLEARYTGAGKKFLIDDRLHFSVLELSARRKLQQQAQYLAALTGQFGLGLEEEKRKVEAGYVSLNDNYTACSSVYGGGAGSPAAVEGSKPSTSSSAVSGGGNCAGSSDSLSTDLRPAKIGRMVPAAAAVAAAPMGGKTTTRQLDENGNALGDGFGGSAASGASGASAVASSSNGNGNGNQFTALITTTVGSSVPTSTVAHRQNSVSTLLSTGTNTTTTAMAAAAVAASYSQLQQAPVGGAAGAVSGIGIGMQQPTKQKAKKKSQQERNTTTVDVESVAGYRGNDPVEQLVKYIENDVNVGGNSAAGQRKKERKKQNKLKKSNSLEELRTCSKMEVDDLKRQSATTEMMRQKKGTNNASSGGPSSTASGSSNSGKHNSASVADINKNCNKEQQQQSTPTVQVRNSNNPGTQQRKGERRSWGTEELQYLGDHQEMSAAWSELETVGQKQLPLALPALSRMSELDALNTVLSETAEFHVVTKKKKPKKQRAVTMDDAAVAAAAVTGGNLQRMQQITKSASSNIMSQRMHYYTTYNSNNGGGSVNYKQQQQQSQQYQENYQVPQGQHHHHHHHHHHHHHHHSGSAVSNQVDSSRRKSTSSMPPSEKSDSSDLDSVHSLPIQTAKKKSLGGGNNKQRGAPAASQRQAKQNNNAAAPISYADIARNKQEALNNATASDTELELGDKMQSKSGGKSKSRPDFPELPGAVTTGAACGGAANQATVVSNQNTPPSSSSSISYSQSLNATPPSSSSDAESTNSPELLAQVQIPAYSMVTPTLTASMISSVSSSAASTSSTSCSPPALQKSKSVEHDTSYSCNSSNLDQQYPALEKTVKRHSTNNVSVAVAASTSALASSSLYNFAAAAKQAENAHSVVSPSVAVTTTSTSVAASAPATAPATASAPALASATATVTAPAVVTVPCYSSSSTHGSTQTSSSTASSSIAALPSSKAKTKPKELSPSRSCSKKPTKPSQGVPSISLSISTTPKATTSTSTTTTQKTTAATQTEGAKKLISGIHKLPSSSCIAKGAGAVLEATAARRAVIILNDDREAGRSNNEFIFGDFNEDELKLFDDNLDDEEEGQHKQSSNKKQQTEAESDVTQDDTEDVDQDLEKELECLGRRPEKKQERQQDVSASSDQHLNDSGAASDAVNSSASIDMLSISAEAAQSSPNAGATATSSSVASPINSSTPSGASSASASTSTSSSSVSISSSSGGNGAACLASVSGMLGGVANQSGDSGIYAAANTSIKEHVNNFLSKASSSEETLPSTNSISMQQLETCNDIEAAIIAAARAAAAARSTSCSRSNSQEQDALQPQVKTKATPNPNPEAKMVLPVFVTYNNNDDDEDEEEDDESLQELSFMADLKADAATEDISMQPPPPPPSCPAMMTNTELIVDYIAKTWNAISNSKYVKYYNEQEREQET